In one window of Branchiostoma lanceolatum isolate klBraLanc5 chromosome 15, klBraLanc5.hap2, whole genome shotgun sequence DNA:
- the LOC136449361 gene encoding actin-binding Rho-activating protein-like — protein MTEKPVKKKPRGGVAGLSALWQQRTEEHAHQQAVNPFSEWEEGPTTGPRLHRGDEGYGRPVEGSKTEARGKAAHTHISGEVLQVVDVINAIGWRDRDGRMCVNFGTLFEVYTRISNKVVGVLMRARKYGLLEFEGEMLWQGRDNHVMITVLRDV, from the coding sequence ATGACAGAAAAGCCCGTGAAGAAGAAGCCCCGGGGAGGTGTAGCCGGTCTTTCGGCGCTCTGGCAGCAACGCACCGAGGAACACGCGCACCAACAAGCGGTCAACCCCTTCTCCGAATGGGAGGAGGGACCGACAACGGGCCCAAGACTCCACCGAGGCGACGAAGGATACGGAAGACCCGTCGAGGGCTCTAAGACTGAAGCAAGAGGGAAGGCTGCACACACTCATATCAGTGGAGAAGTTCTACAAGTCGTTGACGTTATAAACGCCATCGGTTGGAGGGATAGAGACGGAAGAATGTGTGTGAATTTCGGGACGTTGTTTGAAGTGTATACGAGGATTTCCAATAAGGTTGTTGGAGTTTTGATGCGCGCTAGGAAGTACGGATTGTTGGAGTTTGAGGGAGAGATGTTGTGGCAGGGGCGGGATAACCACGTCATGATCACGGTACTGCGAGATGTCTGA